Proteins from a genomic interval of Ficedula albicollis isolate OC2 chromosome 9, FicAlb1.5, whole genome shotgun sequence:
- the KCNE4 gene encoding potassium voltage-gated channel subfamily E member 4, producing MLKMDHANVTQAMLDAESPSTEKNNSNEYFYILIVMSFYGIFLIGIMLGYMKSKRKEKSSNLLLLYKDEEGEWGEAVKPLPTVAGLRSGQLPMMLNMLQESMVPSLSCAICSMEGSSVSSESSSPDVHFTIQEEVLDSELGEVSETPLNGSSEGSVENIHKNS from the coding sequence ATGCTGAAGATGGACCATGCAAATGTGACCCAAGCTATGCTTGATGCTGaatcccccagcacagagaagaaCAACAGCAACGAGTATTTTTACATTCTGATTGTCATGTCTTTCTACGGGATCTTCCTGATAGGAATAATGCTTGGCTACATgaaatccaaaagaaaagagaagtcaTCCAATTTGCTTCTGCTCTACAAAGATGAGGAGGGAGAATGGGGGGAAGCTGTGAAGCCCCTCCCGACGGTAGCGGGGCTGAGGTCGGGGCAGCTGCCCATGATGCTGAACATGCTGCAGGAGAGCATGGTGCCgtccctgtcctgtgccatcTGCTCCATGGAGGGCAGCAGCGTCAGCTCCGAGTCCTCCTCCCCAGACGTGCACTTCACCATCCAGGAGGAAGTGCTGGATTCTGAACTGGGGGAAGTGTCAGAAACGCCCCTCAACGGGAGCAGCGAGGGCTCTGTGGAAAACATCCATAAGAACTCCTAG